CTGGGGAAGGCTTTCTTCAAACCCGTGCAACTCAGAATGCAGTCGTCGCTCATCATTCGGCGCGGAGGGCTTCGGCCGGCCGCAAACGCGCGGCCCGCCAGGCCGGGATGATCCCGGCCAGGGTGGAGATGACAATCGAGGCGATCGCAATGATGACCATGTCACTACGATCCGAATATGCTGGCAGGTTGGAAAACTGATAGAAGCGCTGCAGGGCGGCTTCGCTCTGCGTCAGCCGCGCGAAACCGTGAATGACGTCGTTGCGGAAATGGAGGGCGAGAAAGCCCACCCCGAAGCCGATCAGGGTCCCGGCCAGTCCGATGACCAGTCCCTGCAGGCAGAAACAGGCCGCCACCTGCCAGCGCCGGCCGCCAAGGGCTCCGTAGAGTCCGATCTCCCGGGTCTTCCGCACCACGGTGATGAGAAGCGAACTGGTGATGGCGAATGCCGATACGAGCACGACGAAAAGCAGGAGAAAGAACAGGATGTTCTTTTCCAGTTGGATGACGAAGAGGAAATCGCGGTTGGTGTCGATCCAGGAGACCGCCCGGTAGCCCCAGTCGAGTCGCTTGTTGATCGCCGGAACCGCCTCATCCACGTCGATCCCTTCGGCCAGTTTGACCTTGAGCCCGTGAATGCCCTCGTCGAGACCGTAAAGATCCTGCATGAGGTGGAGCGACCCGATGATAGTGTTGCCGTCGATCTGATTCCACCCCGTCTCGTAGATTCCGACCACCCGGACCGCCCGAGGGAGCAGGATCTCGTCGCGTTTCAGCCGCTCCATCAGAAGCGGGGAATAGAGCTCGACCTCCGCCCCGACCCCGACCCGCAGTCCCATGGCCAGTTCGGAACTGAGCAGAACGGAATCGTCATCCAGATCGTCGAGGCTGCCGCTGCGCAGGAACTTGGAAAGCGGCACCACCCGCGGTTCCCGTTCCGGATCGATCCCCTGGAAAATGGGGAACCGCGGCTGATTCTGAAACTCAACCATGATCGGTCCCGAAGCAAAGGGAGCGACCGCGACGACCTCGGGAAAGGCCTCCACTTCGGCCATCAGCCTTTCCGGCCGGTATTCAATTTGTCCCGACTGCACGAGCACATCGCCCTGGGTCTCGACGATCTTGGTCCGGATCTCCCGCCCGAATCCGTTCATGACACTGAGGACGATGACGAGCAGGGCCACCCCGAGAACGACTCCCGTGACCGAGACAAAAGTGAAGAAGGGAAACCTCCGGCCCGAGGGGAAGAGTTGCTTGAGCGCGATGTAGAGGTACCAGGGCACGGTGCCGTTTCTTCAGGAGGGATTCACTCGGGCCGCATCTGCGGAAAGAGGATGACATCGCGGATCGACTCCGCACCGGTCAGGAGCATGACCAGCCGGTCGATGCCGATGCCCATCCCGCCGGCCGGGGGCATCCCGTATTCAAGGGCGGTCAGAAAATCCTGATCCACATTCTGGATATCCTCGCCGGCCTGGACCTCGAACATCTCGCGCTGGATGAAGGGGTCGTTCTGTTCCGAATAGGCCGGGGCAATCTCCATCCCTCCGATGCAGAGCTCGAAGACATCCAGCATGCCGGGATTCTCAAGATTGAGCTTGGCCAGCGGACAGAGTTCCTTCGGCAATTGGGTGACGAAGGTCGGCTGGATGAGTCCGGGTTCAATCCGCTTGCTGAAGACCTCGTTGCTCACCTCAAAGTCCTCCCAGGCCGGGTCGACCTTCAGTCCCATTGCCTCGACCCGACGGGTCTTTTCCTCCTTCGGGAGATCAAACCAATCCGTCGCACCGGTGGCCTCGCAGACCAGTTCGCGATAGGTCACCTCCCGCCAGTCACCGCCCAGATGAATGACCGTGCCGTCCGGCCGGGCAAGATCGAGGGTGCCGAGGACATCACGGGCCAGGGTCCGGACGAGGTCGCGGACCAGGTCCATCATCCCCCGGTGGTCACTGTAGGCCTGATAAACCTCCAGCATGGTGAACTCCGGATTGTGCCGGCGCGACAGGCCTTCGTTCCGGAAATTGCGGCCGATTTCAAAAACCCGGTCAAAGCCCGCCACCAGCATCCGCTTCAGATAGAGTTCGAGCGAGATGCGCAGGACGAAGTCGCAATCCAGTGCATTGAAAGTGGTGGTGAACGGGCGGGCGGCGGCTCCTCCGGCCACGTTCTGAAGGACCGGGGTCTCGACCTCGAGAAACTCGCGCTCCTCGAGAAACCGACGGATCCCGGATACGATGCGACTGCGTTGCAGAAACCGTCTCCGCGAGTCTTCATTCACGATCAGGTCGAGATACCGCTGGCGGTAGATCTGTTCCTGGTCACTCAGCCCGTGCCACTTCTCCGGGAGGGGCCGCAGGGATTTGC
This sequence is a window from Opitutaceae bacterium. Protein-coding genes within it:
- a CDS encoding FtsX-like permease family protein, which translates into the protein MPWYLYIALKQLFPSGRRFPFFTFVSVTGVVLGVALLVIVLSVMNGFGREIRTKIVETQGDVLVQSGQIEYRPERLMAEVEAFPEVVAVAPFASGPIMVEFQNQPRFPIFQGIDPEREPRVVPLSKFLRSGSLDDLDDDSVLLSSELAMGLRVGVGAEVELYSPLLMERLKRDEILLPRAVRVVGIYETGWNQIDGNTIIGSLHLMQDLYGLDEGIHGLKVKLAEGIDVDEAVPAINKRLDWGYRAVSWIDTNRDFLFVIQLEKNILFFLLLFVVLVSAFAITSSLLITVVRKTREIGLYGALGGRRWQVAACFCLQGLVIGLAGTLIGFGVGFLALHFRNDVIHGFARLTQSEAALQRFYQFSNLPAYSDRSDMVIIAIASIVISTLAGIIPAWRAARLRPAEALRAE
- the lysS gene encoding lysine--tRNA ligase, with translation MTESLSDISHDQYAVRLRKLQDLRAAGTDPYRTSFEPSHFAAAAVAAFREGAETQASVRCAGRLMIMRDMGKSSFAKIMDQTGLIQLYVRKDVVGEEAYAAFKRLDIGDIVGAEGELFTTKTGEVTIRVNRYALVSKSLRPLPEKWHGLSDQEQIYRQRYLDLIVNEDSRRRFLQRSRIVSGIRRFLEEREFLEVETPVLQNVAGGAAARPFTTTFNALDCDFVLRISLELYLKRMLVAGFDRVFEIGRNFRNEGLSRRHNPEFTMLEVYQAYSDHRGMMDLVRDLVRTLARDVLGTLDLARPDGTVIHLGGDWREVTYRELVCEATGATDWFDLPKEEKTRRVEAMGLKVDPAWEDFEVSNEVFSKRIEPGLIQPTFVTQLPKELCPLAKLNLENPGMLDVFELCIGGMEIAPAYSEQNDPFIQREMFEVQAGEDIQNVDQDFLTALEYGMPPAGGMGIGIDRLVMLLTGAESIRDVILFPQMRPE